The Apium graveolens cultivar Ventura chromosome 6, ASM990537v1, whole genome shotgun sequence genome contains a region encoding:
- the LOC141666220 gene encoding disease resistance protein RPP13-like: MVDAVVSFAIEKLNEFLVQEFNIMLSEKDGIRWLKDELGYLQISVRAAEVVHDSEVLLSWTKEVRNVANDAVLVLERFKAYLEEHAARDQGVLDFMHCCPCFSKKEAKLYIDSTMEIESLKRRVVEIKNRRSEYRIDEMVSVFYKRQEQRDVVKKQRNKTLLRSISLESQADVVGFQDDFNTLLAVLDGPDPSLGYISIHGMGGLGKTTLARKLYQSSQLSHFKRRAWVSVSLDYQVKDILVRIYRSFKTEELSHVEDVLNLDEEELVLHIRELLLHVDCSYLVVIDDLWDLGVWEKIKSAFPDNKNASRVIATTRIKGVAEGVDETCLVHELRLMTEDESWELFCRRVKPTPNLENLGREMVDKCSGLPLAIVVLSGLLLHKESYKEWLAVKDHLWRTLKTNSVEIVDILSLGYGNLPFQLRQCFAYLARFPEDYTFSVYKIKMLWIAEEFISEADEGDGVLMEDVADYCLNELIHHSMIQIVPMGGQVSVCHVHNLVRDLAIEKARENKILGIFDPSKQVLSPIRLLEEQHRHAIYNGIGEYLKLFGSNNDGLRLRSLAVINETRFMESEDMNLMYTRFKYLSVLDLTGVESDEMAKEIGDMVLLKFLGLTGNTNNKPLIVPSTINKLKRLQTLFGSENSHYNFPSEIGELRKLRHLKFSHATTNLKFGSHQRELQTLEVISYEDWIQIDTASFFNLRTLSITANDASPNIPYSLDSMAYLKSLRTLALDFLASSIIPTIGPLSGCRHLTSVTLKGMIEDPSELRFLPDSVTTLTLRGSKFTEDPMPTLGSHLLGLAFLHLNKVYQGGVMVCGDDVFPCLQILKIDDFPNLEEWQVDDGAMPSLKAFQVDGCEKLKTIPERLKEVPSISVTFPYLKFT, translated from the coding sequence ATGGTTGATGCAGTTGTTTCTTTCGCAATCGAAAAACTCAATGAATTTCTTGTGCAAGAATTTAACATTATGTTAAGTGAGAAAGATGGCATAAGATGGCTCAAAGATGAACTGGGCTACCTCCAAATTTCCGTAAGAGCGGCAGAAGTTGTACACGATTCAGAGGTTCTCCTTTCGTGGACAAAAGAAGTCAGAAATGTAGCGAATGATGCGGTACTAGTTCTTGAAAGGTTTAAGGCGTACCTAGAAGAACATGCAGCGAGGGACCAGGGTGTTCTTGATTTTATGCACTGCTGTCCCTGCTTCAGCAAGAAAGAAGCCAAACTTTATATTGATAGCACCATGGAAATCGAGTCACTCAAGAGAAGAGTCGTTGAGATAAAGAACAGGCGAAGTGAATATCGTATTGATGAAATGGTATCTGTCTTTTACAAACGTCAAGAACAGAGGGATGTTGTTAAAAAACAGAGAAATAAAACATTACTACGATCAATTTCCTTGGAAAGCCAGGCGGATGTAGTTGGTTTTCAGGATGATTTTAACACCTTGTTGGCCGTGCTCGATGGACCGGATCCCTCCCTTGGATACATTTCCATTCACGGAATGGGGGGATTGGGCAAGACTACACTTGCAAGAAAATTGTATCAATCCAGCCAGTTGAGTCATTTTAAGAGGCGTGCATGGGTTTCTGTCTCCCTGGATTATCAAGTTAAAGATATTTTAGTGAGGATATATAGGTCTTTCAAGACAGAAGAACTCAGTCATGTAGAGGATGTGTTGAATTTGGATGAGGAAGAATTGGTGCTGCACATACGCGAGTTACTACTACATGTTGATTGCAGCTATCTGGTTGTGATTGATGATTTATGGGATTTAGGGGTCTGGGAAAAGATTAAAAGTGCTTTTCCAGACAATAAGAACGCAAGTAGAGTTATTGCAACAACAAGAATTAAAGGAGTTGCTGAGGGTGTAGATGAGACCTGTCTCGTGCACGAACTGCGACTTATGACGGAGGATGAGAGCTGGGAATTGTTTTGTAGGAGAGTAAAACCCACGCCAAATCTGGAGAACTTAGGAAGGGAAATGGTAGATAAATGTAGTGGCTTACCACTTGCAATAGTGGTACTTAGTGGCCTGTTATTACATAAGGAGAGTTATAAAGAATGGTTAGCTGTGAAAGACCATCTCTGGAGAACGTTAAAGACAAATTCAGTGGAGATTGTAGATATACTAAGCTTGGGTTACGGAAACCTGCCTTTCCAGTTAAGGCAATGTTTTGCATACCTCGCTAGGTTCCCCGAAGATTATACTTTTTCTGTTTACAAGATAAAGATGTTGTGGATTGCAGAAGAATTCATATCAGAAGCTGACGAGGGAGATGGAGTACTCATGGAGGATGTAGCGGATTATTGTTTGAATGAGCTTATTCATCACAGTATGATTCAGATAGTACCAATGGGAGGACAGGTTTCAGTTTGCCATGTCCATAATCTTGTTCGTGATCTTGCTATAGAAAAGGCTAGGGAGAACAAGATTTTGGGAATTTTCGACCCTAGCAAGCAAGTTTTAAGTCCCATCCGCTTATTGGAAGAGCAACACCGACATGCCATCTACAACGGAATTGGTGAGTACTTAAAATTATTTGGGTCTAATAATGATGGTTTAAGGTTGCGTTCATTGGCAGTGATTAATGAAACTAGATTTATGGAGTCAGAAGATATGAATTTGATGTACACCAGGTTTAAATATCTAAGCGTGCTAGATTTGACGGGTGTAGAGTCAGACGAGATGGCAAAAGAAATCGGGGATATGGTTCTCCTGAAATTCTTAGGCTTAACGGGCAATACAAATAACAAACCTTTGATAGTTCCTTCAACCATAAACAAGCTGAAGAGGCTACAAACATTGTTTGGTTCAGAGAATTCACATTACAACTTTCCTAGCGAAATTGGTGAGCTGAGAAAGCTGAGGCATCTTAAATTTTCCCATGCTACAACGAATTTGAAATTTGGTAGCCACCAAAGAGAGCTCCAGACTCTTGAAGTGATATCATACGAGGATTGGATCCAGATTGATACTGCCAGTTTTTTCAACCTTCGCACACTGTCTATAACCGCAAATGATGCATCACCAAATATCCCATATAGTCTAGACTCCATGGCTTATTTAAAGAGTCTCCGAACTTTGGCCCTCGATTTTCTTGCCTCTTCAATTATTCCAACAATCGGGCCTCTATCCGGTTGCAGACATCTCACAAGTGTCACCTTGAAGGGCATGATAGAAGATCCATCAGAGCTGAGGTTTTTGCCAGATTCTGTCACAACTTTAACACTACGCGGTAGCAAGTTCACAGAGGATCCGATGCCTACTCTGGGAAGCCACCTCTTAGGTCTTGCCTTCCTTCATTTGAATAAGGTGTACCAGGGGGGAGTGATGGTATGCGGTGATGATGTGTTTCCCTGTcttcaaattttaaaaatagacGATTTTCCCAATCTTGAAGAATGGCAGGTTGACGATGGAGCAATGCCTTCCCTGAAGGCTTTTCAAGTAGATGGTTGTGAAAAATTGAAGACGATTCCTGAACGGTTAAAGGAGGTTCCTTCAATATCTGTTACATTTCCATATTTGAAGTTTACATGA
- the LOC141666221 gene encoding F-box protein CPR1-like, which produces MKEGEGRPTMDLPLEIEANALSRLPIKTAVHCKCVCKRWRSVLSEPYFVDLHLSRLPAGVIVQERNILKIGELNEKSDQHDIHQDPLMRFQVPFGSVLSGSVNGLIILRDKIDAGAARICNLVTREYILLPYNKNIEKSIPIIYNYDAYDLSGYGLASYGFGYVEASNEYKVVHFYEVCQQDGIYANGNLHWLACVQKDRPNDMVCTFDLEKESCRLTASAPQVGGYVDYRTLGVLGGCLCICDNRTDSELVIWVMKDYGVKESWSKDIIIQDVNLGLRCRTFYPLKVLKDGSILIMCSATFLFTYHPGTKVWKTNIWKIDDCFKGYLLTTFHASVYVPSFISLKSFMLENVSVF; this is translated from the exons ATGAAGGAAGGTGAAGGCAGACCCACTATGGATTTACCTCTAGAGATAGAGGCTAATGCTCTATCAAGATTGCCCATCAAGACAGCAGTCCACTGCAAATGTGTGTGCAAAAGATGGCGTAGTGTGCTCTCAGAACCTTACTTTGTTGATCTGCATCTGTCAAGGTTACCTGCAGGGGTTATAGTTCAAGAAAGAAACATCCTTAAGATTGGCGAACTAAATGAAAAATCTGACCAGCATGATATTCACCAAGACCCTCTAATGAGATTTCAAGTACCATTTGGCTCGGTCTTGAGTGGTTCAGTGAATGGGTTAATTATTTTAAGGGATAAGATTGACGCTGGTGCGGCTCGTATATGCAATCTAGTTACACGAGAGTATATACTCCTACCATATAACAAGAACATTGAAAAATCAATTCCTATTATTTACAATTATGATGCTTATGACTTGTCTGGTTATGGCCTTGCGAGTTATGGCTTTGGATATGTTGAAGCCAGCAATGAGTACAAGGTAGTACACTTTTATGAAG TCTGTCAACAGGATGGTATATATGCCAACGGCAACCTTCACTGGCTAGCTTGTGTTCAGAAGGACAGACCTAACGATATGGTGTGTACTTTTGACTTGGAGAAAGAATCATGTCGACTAACTGCTTCTGCGCCACAAGTTGGTGGGTATGTTGATTATAGGACCTTGGGAGTGCTTGGAGGGTGCTTGTGTATCTGTGATAATAGGACAGACTCTGAACTTGTTATTTGGGTGATGAAGGATTATGGAGTGAAGGAAAGTTGGAGTAAAGATATCATCATTCAAGATGTAAATCTTGGTCTTCGTTGTCGTACGTTTTATCCCCTAAAAGTCTTGAAAGATGGGAGTATCTTGATCATGTGTAGTGCAACCTTTCTATTCACATATCATCCTGGAACTAAAGTCTGGAAAACTAATATCTGGAAAATAGATGACTGTTTTAAAGGATATCTTTTGACGACCTTTCATGCGTCAGTTTATGTCCCGAGTTTTATTAGCCTCAAGAGCTTCATGTTGGAAAATGTTTCAGTATTTTAG
- the LOC141668113 gene encoding cationic peroxidase 2-like codes for MESCLHKLSLLLLLLVAMPCALAQTEVGFYSTSCPKAESIVQDTVKKHVLNNSAIAPGLLRMVFHDCFVHGCDASILIDGPNAEKTAGPNLLLRGYEVIDDAKTQLEAACPGVVSCADILALAARDSTIEVGGLTYSVPTGRRDGRVSLASDTANLPSFVDSVTVQKKKFADVGLSAKDLVTLVRGHTVGTVACQFISYRLYNFRSSGGPDPTIDPAFLPILQSLCPQNGDGNKRIALDYGSGDKFDHSIFKNVESNRGILESDQSLWQDSTTKNLVQRYIGVGGFDGLKLNIEFGKAMIRMTNIGVKTGTDGEIRKVCSAIN; via the exons ATGGAATCTTGCCTTCATAAACTGTCTCTTTTATTGCTTCTTTTAGTTGCTATGCCTTGTGCATTAGCACAGACTGAGGTCGGCTTTTATTCCACCTCTTGCCCAAAAGCCGAATCCATTGTTCAAGACACTGTTAAAAAACATGTTCTAAACAATTCTGCAATTGCTCCGGGATTGCTTAGAATGGTGTTCCACGATTGTTTTGTCCATGGCTGTGATGCCTCGATTCTTATCGATGGACCGAATGCTGAGAAAACAGCTGGACCAAATCTTCTGTTGAGAGGATACGAAGTCATTGATGATGCTAAAACACAACTAGAGGCTGCATGCCCTGGAGTTGTGTCTTGTGCTGATATTCTTGCTCTTGCTGCTCGTGATTCTACAATTGAG GTCGGTGGATTGACCTATAGTGTTCCAACCGGAAGGAGGGATGGACGAGTGTCATTAGCATCTGATACTGCAAATTTGCCAAGTTTCGTAGATTCAGTCACTGTCCAAAAGAAAAAATTTGCAGACGTAGGTCTCAGCGCTAAAGATCTTGTCACTCTTGTCA GAGGACACACTGTTGGAACAGTTGCGTGCCAATTCATAAGTTACAGATTATACAACTTCAGAAGCTCTGGGGGGCCAGATCCTACCATTGATCCCGCATTTCTTCCTATACTTCAATCACTTTGTCCACAAAACGGTGATGGCAATAAACGCATCGCATTAGACTATGGTAGCGGTGACAAGTTTGATCACTCTATCTTCAAAAATGTAGAAAGTAATCGAGGAATTCTAGAATCGGATCAAAGCTTGTGGCAGGACAGTACAACAAAGAATTTGGTGCAGAGATATATTGGTGTTGGTGGTTTTGATGGATTGAAGTTAAACATTGAGTTCGGAAAAGCCATGATTAGAATGACTAACATTGGAGTGAAAACTGGGACTGATGGAGAAATTCGTAAAGTTTGTTCAGCAATTAATTGA
- the LOC141667293 gene encoding cationic peroxidase 2-like, which produces MDSYLNKVSLLVLLLLVAPLALAQTRVGFYSTSCPKAESIVTATVNKHVKANTAVAPGLLRMIFHDCFVHGCDASILIDGSNAEKTAPPNLLLRGYEVIDDAKTQLEAACPGVVSCADILALAGRDSTVAVGGLTYRVPTGRRDGRVSLASDTANLPSFTDSVTVQKKKFADVGLSAQDLVTLVGGHTIGTVACQFVSYRLYNFTNSGGADPTIDPAFLPTLQSLCPQNGDGNKRIALDYGSGDKFDHSFFKNVQNNRGILESDQSLWQDSTTKNFVQRFIGIRGLAGLTLNVEFGKAMIRMTNVGVKTGTDGEIRKVCSAVN; this is translated from the exons ATGGATTCTTATCTTAACAAAGTCTCTCTGCTGGTGCTTCTTTTACTTGTAGCACCCTTGGCATTGGCACAGACTAGGGTCGGCTTTTATTCGACTTCTTGTCCTAAAGCCGAATCAATTGTTACAGCGACAGTTAATAAACATGTTAAGGCCAACACTGCTGTGGCTCCTGGATTGCTAAGAATGATCTTCCATGATTGCTTTGTTCATGGTTGCGATGCTTCGATTCTTATCGATGGCAGCAATGCTGAGAAAACAGCTCCACCAAATCTTCTGTTGAGAGGATATGAAGTCATTGATGATGCTAAAACACAACTAGAGGCAGCATGCCCTGGTGTAGTGTCTTGTGCTGATATTCTTGCTCTTGCTGGTCGTGACTCTACAGTTGCG GTCGGTGGATTGACATACCGTGTGCCAACAGGCCGGAGAGACGGAAGAGTTTCATTAGCTTCCGATACAGCTAATTTGCCGAGTTTCACAGATTCAGTAACTGTGCAAAAGAAAAAATTTGCAGATGTAGGCCTTAGCGCTCAAGATCTTGTCACCCTTGTTG GAGGACACACAATTGGAACAGTCGCatgccaattcgtaagctacaGACTCTACAACTTCACGAACTCTGGCGGTGCTGATCCTACCATTGATCCTGCATTTCTCCCAACACTCCAATCTCTATGTCCCCAGAACGGAGATGGTAATAAACGTATTGCATTAGATTACGGAAGCGGTGACAAATTCGATCATTCTTTCTTCAAAAATGTGCAAAATAACCGCGGAATTCTGGAATCTGATCAAAGCCTGTGGCAGGACAGTACAACCAAGAACTTTGTGCAGAGGTTTATAGGGATTAGAGGGTTGGCTGGATTGACGTTAAACGTTGAGTTTGGGAAAGCCATGATTAGAATGACTAATGTTGGAGTGAAAACCGGAACTGATGGTGAAATTCGTAAAGTTTGTTCAGCAGTTAATTAG